GAGGCGATCCTAGCGGGCGCGGACGGTGGCGTTGAGGCGCTCGAAGAGCGCGTGCGCGAGCGCCTGGCGCCGGGCGGCAATGCCGCCTATCAGGACCTGCTGATCTGGCGCGAGCAGTTTCGCGCGCTCCAACTGCTGCATCGAGCCACCGCGCCAGCTGACCAAACCACGCTGGGCGTCGATCCGCGCCGCGACAACTACCTGTATCAGCTCTGGATCCTCTTTGAGCTGGCCGATCTGCTGATCCAGCGCGGCTGTCTGGAGGAGCTCGTCATTCACAACGGCCGCCTGCGCCTCGTGTTCCACTGGGGCGACGGCCCCGAGCGCTGCCGCTACGAACTGCTGCACGATCAGGCCGTGCCAGAGCCGGCAGCGCGCTGGAGCGCCGATCGCTCCGGCCTGCCGGTGCCCGGTATCCGACCTGATTACTACCTGCGCCGGAGCGACCCGCCACCGCAGCGCATCGAGCACGCCGGCACGATCTCCTGGCATGAGCCGGGCGTGATCTGGGACGCCAAGTACTACCGCGAACGCGACCGGCTGGGCGCGCCCGCCGCGCCCATCAAGCGCATGCTGGCCGACCTGGCGCTGCTGGGCCTGACGCATGGCGCGCTGCTCTTTGCCTTTCTGCGCGAGTCCGCCGAGCCCGCAGCGCCTACCGACCCGATCGCCACGCCACCGGTTGACGCCTGGGAGCGGGCTGCGCCGGAGGGCTATCGCATCGCACCGCTGCCGGGCTACGACCAGCCGCTCAACCCCGACCAGCAGATCGCGATTCTGCGCCTACTGCCGGGCGGCGACGCAGCCATCGCCGCGCTGCGCGAACGCCTGGGCGCGCTGCTGGACGAGGCCCATGCCCGGCTGCGCCGGCCACGCGTACCGCGCTGTCACGGTATCTTCCTCGACACGCTCAGCGCCGCCGAGGCCACCTGGCTGCGGGATCGCTACGGCGCCGCGCTCGACGATGATCCTGCCGATCTGCTGGTCTGTCCCAAACCACACATCGGCCCGTGGCGCATCGACCTGGTGAGCCGCACGCGGCACTGCTGCCAGGACGCGCGCGTCTGCCAGATCATCGGCGATCCTGAGCGCCGCAAGCCGGTACGTCCACCGCGCAGCGCCGAGGAACTGCTGCGTGAGCTCCAAGAGCTGTTCAGCGGTCGGGCATCCCTCGACGACACCGAGGTCAGCGCCATCGCGCAGCAGGTCGAGCATCTGACCCGCCGCTTCGCCGAACTGTCGGGCGCCTACCGTCGCATCGACATCTACTACAACCGGCTGCGCGACCTGGGCATGCACCGTACGCTCGATCGGCTGGCTCAGCCCGAACGCGAGTCGCTGGCGCTGGCGCTCTTCCTGGTGGAGCAGCTCGACTCGGTCGGCGCGGCCGACTACTCGGCACCAGCGATCCATGTATCGAGCGTGCTGGAGCTGGAGGTCAAGCGTCGCGTCTATGCCTGTCCCGGTCTGGTCAGCGAGATCGCCAATCCGCGCAACCAGACCCTCGGACGGCTTGCCTTTCTGCGCCTCAAGCCATGGCTCTTCGACGGCGACTGGGAACGCATTCTGGCGCACGTCGCGCGCTGCTGGGACGGCCACGTGGATGCCGACGATCCCGATTTCGTCGCCGACTTCGACCAGTTCGTGAATGTCCTCAACACCATCGCGCGCATCCGCAATCGCGCCGCGCATACCGACATGGTTCCGCGCCACGACTACGGCGAGCTGCAACGCCTGGCGCTCCAGGGCGGCCCACTGCGCGTCGGCGTGCTCAACGCGCTCTTGCTCGCCTGGCGCGACCGCTAGAGCCGGGAGATCAACCACCAAGGCACAAAGCACACGAAGATCTCTACTGGCGCCCGGCCTGCTCGATGTACTCCCACGATTGGTGCCGGAAGTAGGTGTTGTAGAGCTCGGCGTAGTGTCCGCCCTGGCGCAACAGCGTCTCATGATCGCCCTCTTCGATGATCTGACCGGCGCGCAGCACGATGATACGGTCGGCGTGGCGCACCGTCGAGAGGCGATGGGCGATTACGATGCTGGTACGTCCCTCCATGACACGGTCCAGGCCCTCCTGGATCTGCACCTCGGTGAAGGGATCGACGCTGGCGGTCGCCTCATCCAGGATCAGGATCGCCGGATCGTGGAGCAGCACGCGCGCTAGGGCCACAAGCTGGCGTTGGCCCATCGACAGGCGAGCGCCGCGCTCGCCGACCTCGGTCTGCAGGCCGTGCTCCAGCAGTTCGATCCACTCACCGTCGCCGATCTGCCGCGCCGCGCGCTCGACCTCGGCGTCGCTCGCCGTAGGGCGGCCATAGCGGATGTTGTCGGCGACGGTGCCGGAGAACAGAAACGGCACCTGCGGCACCAGCCCGATTTGGCGGCGGTACTGGCGCAGATCCAGCGTGCGGATGTCGCGGCCATCCACCAGAATGCGCCCGCCCTGGAATTCGTAGAAGCGCGCGATCAGCCGCGCCAGGCTCGACTTGCCCGCGCCGGTGTGCCCCACCACTGCCAGCCTCTCACCCGCATGAATCGTCAGCGAGAAAGCGGGCAAAACCCACGGACGCCCGGCGATTGGCGCGTGGGAGGCGGGCGCAGGCGCTGCACCATTACCGCCGTTGCCCGCCACCTGCTCGCCGGGCCCAGGCTCGTAGGCGAAGCGCACCTGCTCGAAGACGATCTCACCGCGCAAGCGCCCAACCGGCTCGTGCGCGCGCTGCACCACCTTGGGCTCGGCATCGATCAGCGCAAACACGCGCTCGCTGGCGGCCAGCCCCTGCTGAAACTGCGACCAGAACGAGGCGATGCTGGTCAGCGGGAAGTAGAAGATCATGATGCTCTGCACAAACAGGTACCACTCGCCCAGCGAGACCGCACCGCCGATCACGCGCAGGCCGCCGAAGAAGATCACCACCGCCGTACCCAGGCCGGCGATCAGATCCAGCAGCGGAAAGATCGACGAGAACACAAAGCCGGTGCGCAACGACACGGCATAGGACTGGCGATTAACGCGGCTGAAGTCGCGGTAGAGCGCCGCCTCCTGCCGGAAGCTTTTGGCCACGGCAATGCCGCTGATCGCCTCCTGGATCAGCGCGTTGACGTTGCCGGTCGAGCGCTGCATGCGCTGCATCATGCGCCGCGCGACGCTGCGAAAGCCCAGCGCCGCGCCCGCCACCAGCGGCGCGATCGCCATCGCCAGCAGCGCCAGCGTCACATTGATCGACAACAACACGCCGGCGATGATCACCACCAGTAGCAACTGACTGAGCAGATCCAGCACCAGCGTCACCACCGTGGAGAAATCCTGCGTATCCGAGGTGACGCGACTGACGATCTTGCCGGACGGAAACTGGTCGTAGAATGACAGGTCGCGCCGCGTGACGGCATCAAAAGCATCCCGGCGCAGGGCCAGCACCACATCGCCGACCACGCGCGCCGAAAAGCGCTGGCGCACAAAGTTGAAGACCCAGGCCAGCGAGCTGAGCAGCGCCACCAGCGCCGCAAAGCCAAGCAATACCCCCAGGGCGCTCTGCCCGGCCAGGCGATCCAGACCGCGCGAGATCAGGATCGGAATGCCGGTCTCCATCAACGAGCC
This is a stretch of genomic DNA from Kallotenue papyrolyticum. It encodes these proteins:
- a CDS encoding ABC transporter ATP-binding protein → MGFFMDGLDAEAYDRSYSDRELLRRIWRYFHPHRYRMALVALMIVLGSLMETGIPILISRGLDRLAGQSALGVLLGFAALVALLSSLAWVFNFVRQRFSARVVGDVVLALRRDAFDAVTRRDLSFYDQFPSGKIVSRVTSDTQDFSTVVTLVLDLLSQLLLVVIIAGVLLSINVTLALLAMAIAPLVAGAALGFRSVARRMMQRMQRSTGNVNALIQEAISGIAVAKSFRQEAALYRDFSRVNRQSYAVSLRTGFVFSSIFPLLDLIAGLGTAVVIFFGGLRVIGGAVSLGEWYLFVQSIMIFYFPLTSIASFWSQFQQGLAASERVFALIDAEPKVVQRAHEPVGRLRGEIVFEQVRFAYEPGPGEQVAGNGGNGAAPAPASHAPIAGRPWVLPAFSLTIHAGERLAVVGHTGAGKSSLARLIARFYEFQGGRILVDGRDIRTLDLRQYRRQIGLVPQVPFLFSGTVADNIRYGRPTASDAEVERAARQIGDGEWIELLEHGLQTEVGERGARLSMGQRQLVALARVLLHDPAILILDEATASVDPFTEVQIQEGLDRVMEGRTSIVIAHRLSTVRHADRIIVLRAGQIIEEGDHETLLRQGGHYAELYNTYFRHQSWEYIEQAGRQ